In Nonomuraea sp. NBC_00507, the following are encoded in one genomic region:
- a CDS encoding RNA polymerase sigma factor, producing the protein MRLNEDPAAFEAFYRRHVDAVLRFVARRVSDPHLAADLTADIFLAALDSAHTYVPGRGSEIAWLYGVARNVVSAQHRQAAREARATGRVAGRRLMDDDDLVRMEERIDAERQMRSALEAMAKLPEGERAVLELVAVDQLTVAEVASALGIRQVTVRVRLHRARKALEDVASPAPVYVEGQA; encoded by the coding sequence ATGCGCCTCAACGAAGACCCTGCGGCCTTTGAGGCCTTTTATCGCCGCCACGTGGATGCCGTGCTGAGGTTCGTGGCCCGGCGGGTGAGTGATCCTCATCTCGCCGCGGACCTGACGGCGGACATCTTCCTGGCGGCCCTGGACTCGGCTCACACCTACGTGCCCGGCCGGGGAAGCGAGATCGCATGGCTGTACGGCGTCGCGCGCAACGTCGTATCGGCCCAGCATCGCCAAGCGGCCAGGGAGGCACGGGCCACCGGCCGGGTCGCGGGTCGCCGGCTGATGGACGACGACGATCTCGTCAGGATGGAGGAACGGATCGACGCCGAGCGCCAGATGCGCAGCGCTCTGGAAGCCATGGCCAAGCTGCCGGAGGGTGAGCGTGCCGTGCTGGAGCTCGTGGCGGTCGATCAGCTCACCGTCGCCGAGGTCGCCAGCGCCCTGGGCATCAGGCAGGTGACCGTGCGAGTCCGGTTACACCGGGCCAGGAAAGCCCTGGAAGACGTCGCTTCGCCAGCACCTGTGTACGTGGAGGGACAGGCATGA
- a CDS encoding Lrp/AsnC family transcriptional regulator, which yields MTIDDLDARLLALLTAEPRLGVLECSRRLGVARGTVQARLDRLTARGVITGFGPEVSPAALGYDVTAFVSMEIRQVAGHDPVAHQLARIPEVLEVHTITGDSDLLCRVVARTNADLQRVIDQIVEVRGVLRTNSIIALDTPVPYRVMPLVADVPRRERRSP from the coding sequence ATGACGATCGACGATCTCGACGCCCGCCTGCTCGCCCTGCTGACCGCCGAGCCGCGCCTGGGCGTGCTGGAATGCTCGCGGCGGCTCGGTGTGGCGCGCGGCACCGTCCAGGCCAGGCTGGACCGGCTGACCGCCCGAGGGGTGATCACGGGATTCGGTCCCGAGGTGTCGCCCGCGGCGCTCGGCTACGACGTCACCGCGTTCGTCAGCATGGAGATCAGGCAGGTCGCCGGCCACGACCCGGTCGCCCATCAGCTGGCCCGCATTCCCGAGGTGCTGGAGGTGCACACGATCACCGGCGACAGCGACCTGCTCTGCCGCGTGGTCGCCCGGACCAATGCCGATTTACAGCGGGTCATCGACCAGATCGTCGAAGTCCGGGGCGTGCTCAGGACTAATTCGATCATTGCGCTCGACACCCCGGTTCCCTACCGAGTTATGCCTTTGGTCGCCGATGTTCCGCGTCGGGAACGGCGATCGCCGTAG
- a CDS encoding RDD family protein, with translation MGSPPGLAGRWRRLFAGVLDWLIVNIISAPFSWTSWNYVWDGARGVWDRYPVEHTFLAGLVAFLYFWLLHSFWHGQTLGKRLFAIRVVPDTGGKLGVGQVAVRQGVMTALEWLCCVGLLVDLSWILFDPRKQALHDKAARTVVVNA, from the coding sequence ATGGGATCGCCACCGGGGCTGGCGGGACGCTGGCGACGGTTGTTCGCCGGCGTCCTCGACTGGCTCATCGTCAACATCATCTCGGCCCCTTTCAGCTGGACCAGCTGGAACTACGTCTGGGACGGCGCGAGAGGCGTCTGGGATCGCTATCCCGTGGAACACACCTTCCTGGCCGGACTCGTCGCCTTCCTGTACTTCTGGCTGCTGCATTCGTTCTGGCACGGCCAGACGCTGGGCAAGAGGCTGTTCGCCATCAGAGTGGTCCCGGACACCGGCGGCAAGCTGGGCGTGGGACAGGTGGCGGTCAGGCAGGGCGTGATGACGGCGCTCGAATGGTTGTGCTGCGTCGGCCTCCTGGTCGACCTCTCCTGGATCCTCTTCGACCCCCGCAAGCAGGCGCTGCACGACAAGGCCGCCAGGACGGTCGTCGTCAATGCCTGA
- a CDS encoding sigma 54-interacting transcriptional regulator — MHQPQPRILRELRDSGHVHRTVKAEVRANLLAKLRAGEPRFPGIVGFDDTVLPHLERALLAGHDLVLLGERGQGKTRLIRTVTGLLDEWTPVVEGCEINDHPYAPACTRCQALARELGDELPVAWKHRDERYGEKLATPDTSVGDLIGDVDPIKIAEGRTLGDPETVHYGLVPRTNRGVFSVNELPDLAERIQVSLLNVLEERDIQVRGYNLRLPLDILLIASANPEDYTNRGRIITPLKDRFGAEIRTHYPQTVEDELTLIRQESMPDIGADLPEHLVEVIARFTRLVRESTAVDARSGVSARFSIAAAETASASAVRRAALAGEEQAVTRVVDLASVVHSLRGKVEFEVSEEGRETEILAHLLRRATAETFRNRLGGMDLSAVTDKFAEGNQVESGELIPAGELLHRMGPVPGLAKIMSRLGMGAGEESPGHAAAALEFALEGLYLMRRLSKEDLDGVTVYRT, encoded by the coding sequence GTGCATCAGCCACAGCCACGAATTCTCCGCGAGCTGCGAGACAGCGGCCACGTCCACCGCACCGTCAAGGCCGAGGTCAGGGCAAATCTGCTGGCCAAGTTGCGGGCGGGCGAGCCGAGATTCCCCGGCATCGTCGGGTTCGACGACACGGTCCTGCCGCATCTGGAGCGGGCGCTCCTCGCCGGGCATGACCTGGTCCTCCTCGGTGAGCGCGGCCAGGGCAAGACCCGGCTCATCCGCACCGTCACCGGGTTGCTGGACGAGTGGACGCCGGTGGTCGAGGGCTGCGAGATCAACGACCATCCGTACGCGCCGGCCTGCACGCGCTGCCAGGCGCTGGCGCGCGAGCTGGGCGACGAGCTCCCGGTCGCGTGGAAGCACCGCGACGAGCGCTACGGCGAGAAGCTCGCCACGCCCGACACCTCCGTCGGAGACCTGATCGGCGACGTCGACCCGATCAAGATCGCGGAGGGGCGCACGCTCGGTGACCCCGAGACCGTCCACTACGGGCTGGTGCCGCGCACCAACCGGGGCGTCTTCTCCGTCAACGAGCTGCCCGACCTGGCCGAGCGCATCCAGGTGTCCCTGCTCAACGTCCTGGAGGAGCGCGACATCCAGGTGCGGGGCTACAACCTGCGCCTGCCCCTCGACATCCTGCTCATCGCCAGCGCCAACCCCGAGGACTACACCAACAGAGGCAGGATCATCACGCCGCTGAAGGACCGCTTCGGCGCCGAGATCCGCACCCACTACCCGCAGACGGTCGAGGACGAGCTCACCCTCATCCGCCAGGAGTCCATGCCGGACATCGGCGCCGACCTCCCCGAGCACCTGGTCGAGGTGATCGCCCGGTTCACCCGGCTGGTCCGCGAGTCCACCGCCGTGGACGCCCGGTCCGGCGTGTCCGCCCGGTTCTCGATCGCGGCCGCCGAGACCGCCTCGGCCTCCGCCGTGCGGCGGGCCGCCCTCGCGGGCGAGGAGCAGGCGGTCACGCGGGTCGTGGACCTGGCCTCCGTGGTGCACAGCCTGCGGGGCAAGGTGGAGTTCGAGGTCAGCGAGGAGGGCAGGGAGACCGAGATCCTGGCCCACTTGCTGCGCCGGGCCACGGCGGAGACGTTCAGGAACCGGTTGGGCGGCATGGACCTGTCCGCGGTGACCGACAAGTTCGCCGAGGGCAACCAGGTGGAGTCCGGCGAGCTGATCCCGGCCGGGGAGCTGCTGCATCGGATGGGTCCCGTTCCCGGCCTGGCGAAGATCATGTCCAGGCTGGGCATGGGCGCGGGCGAGGAGTCGCCCGGCCACGCCGCGGCGGCCTTGGAGTTCGCGCTGGAGGGGCTTTACCTCATGCGGCGCCTGTCCAAAGAAGACCTTGACGGAGTGACCGTCTACCGCACGTGA
- a CDS encoding ROK family protein, which translates to MILAIDVGGTKMAAGLVADDGTVALSARVPTPQGADASTLWKTLAELIEPFSAGVEGVGVGCGGPMAWPDGEVSPLNMPGWRGFPLRARLAERFPGLPVRLHNDAICLAVAEHWKGAGQGSADMLGMVVSTGVGGGLILNGRLINGGTGNAGHIGHVVVEPEGGPRCGCGGHGCLEAVARGPALTAWAQEQGWAPRSPESGAYDEDRAVTARALAADARAGDPVAVRAMRRAGRALGIAIASATHLCDLDLVTIGGGLSQAGEPLFGPLEEALREHARVEFARRVKVMPASLGQEAGLIGAAALLLAGESYWTERR; encoded by the coding sequence GTGATCCTCGCGATCGACGTCGGCGGCACCAAGATGGCCGCCGGCCTGGTGGCCGATGACGGGACGGTGGCGCTGTCCGCGCGGGTGCCCACGCCGCAGGGCGCGGACGCCTCGACCCTGTGGAAGACGCTTGCCGAGCTGATCGAGCCCTTCTCGGCGGGCGTCGAGGGCGTCGGGGTCGGCTGCGGCGGGCCCATGGCCTGGCCGGACGGGGAGGTCTCGCCGCTGAACATGCCAGGATGGCGCGGCTTTCCCCTGCGTGCCCGGCTGGCCGAGCGTTTCCCCGGTCTACCGGTACGCCTCCACAACGACGCCATCTGCCTGGCCGTGGCCGAGCACTGGAAGGGCGCGGGGCAGGGCAGCGCGGACATGCTGGGCATGGTGGTGTCCACAGGCGTGGGCGGCGGGCTGATCCTGAACGGGCGCCTGATCAACGGCGGCACCGGCAACGCCGGGCACATCGGGCACGTGGTGGTCGAGCCGGAGGGCGGGCCTCGGTGCGGCTGCGGCGGGCACGGCTGCTTGGAGGCCGTCGCCCGTGGCCCGGCCCTGACCGCCTGGGCTCAGGAGCAGGGCTGGGCGCCCCGGAGCCCCGAATCCGGAGCGTACGACGAGGACCGGGCGGTCACGGCGCGGGCGCTGGCCGCCGACGCGCGGGCCGGAGACCCGGTCGCGGTGCGGGCCATGCGCAGGGCCGGGCGGGCGCTCGGCATCGCCATCGCCTCCGCCACGCACCTGTGCGACCTGGACCTGGTCACGATCGGTGGCGGGTTGTCGCAGGCGGGGGAGCCGCTGTTCGGGCCGCTGGAGGAGGCGCTGCGTGAGCACGCCAGGGTGGAGTTCGCCCGCCGGGTCAAGGTCATGCCCGCCTCCCTGGGCCAGGAGGCCGGCCTGATCGGCGCCGCCGCCCTGCTCCTGGCGGGCGAGAGTTACTGGACGGAGAGACGCTGA
- a CDS encoding FIST signal transduction protein: MTSRFADGLAVGSDLVEAARNAVGQALSRLSGQADLVCFFICGDDPDDVARAGQAAMELAPGAHVIGCSATGVIGDGQGVELTPAVSAWAGTLDGARLTTFALETLAAEDKFVVVGLPERSQDDHVAILLADPYTFPTDAFVERSVDVLGELPLIGGLANGLQGRGSVRLFADGRIYTEGAIGVLLSGPLQVSTVVSQGCRPIGPSMVVTASEDNLLLELAGQPALARLEDIVSELDEDDRELVAAGLQIGVAMDEYAERHERGDFLIRGVIGIDPEREAVAIGDIVEIGRTVRFQVRDAATADEDLYDLLDAHREQFGKVDGALLFSCNGRGSAMFGTADHDPIALRDTLGPIGVAGFFAAGEVGPVAGHNHVHGFTASVLVFSSAASAP; encoded by the coding sequence ATGACAAGCCGCTTCGCCGACGGCCTCGCCGTGGGTTCCGACCTGGTGGAGGCCGCGCGGAACGCCGTGGGCCAGGCCCTGTCGAGGCTCAGCGGCCAAGCCGACCTGGTCTGCTTCTTCATCTGCGGTGACGATCCCGACGACGTCGCGAGGGCCGGCCAAGCCGCGATGGAGCTCGCGCCCGGAGCACACGTGATCGGATGCAGCGCCACAGGAGTGATCGGCGACGGGCAGGGTGTGGAGCTGACGCCCGCCGTGAGCGCCTGGGCGGGCACGTTGGACGGGGCGAGGCTGACCACGTTCGCGCTGGAGACGCTCGCGGCCGAGGACAAGTTCGTCGTGGTCGGGCTGCCGGAGCGCAGCCAGGACGACCATGTGGCGATCCTGCTCGCGGACCCGTACACCTTCCCGACCGACGCCTTCGTCGAGCGCTCGGTCGATGTGCTCGGCGAGCTGCCGCTGATCGGCGGGCTGGCCAACGGGCTGCAGGGACGGGGTTCTGTACGGCTCTTCGCCGACGGCCGGATCTACACCGAGGGTGCGATCGGCGTGCTGCTCAGCGGTCCGTTGCAGGTCAGCACCGTGGTCAGCCAGGGTTGCCGGCCGATCGGCCCGAGCATGGTGGTGACGGCGTCGGAGGACAATCTGCTGCTGGAGCTGGCCGGCCAGCCGGCGCTGGCCAGGCTGGAGGACATCGTCAGCGAGCTGGACGAGGACGACCGCGAGCTGGTCGCCGCCGGGCTGCAGATCGGCGTGGCCATGGACGAGTACGCCGAGCGCCACGAACGCGGCGACTTCCTCATCCGCGGCGTCATCGGCATCGATCCCGAACGCGAGGCCGTCGCCATCGGGGACATCGTGGAGATCGGCAGGACCGTGCGCTTCCAGGTGCGTGACGCGGCCACCGCCGACGAGGACCTGTACGACCTGCTCGACGCCCACCGCGAGCAGTTCGGGAAGGTGGACGGGGCGCTGCTGTTCTCGTGCAACGGACGGGGCTCGGCCATGTTCGGCACGGCGGACCACGACCCGATCGCGTTGCGCGACACGCTGGGGCCGATCGGCGTGGCGGGTTTCTTCGCCGCCGGCGAGGTCGGTCCCGTGGCCGGGCACAATCACGTGCACGGCTTCACCGCTTCCGTGCTCGTTTTCTCCAGCGCGGCAAGTGCTCCATGA
- a CDS encoding vWA domain-containing protein — protein MAFRYGEYHDGPDPLAPPYDVRAALDEMGDAILSGSTPVHALRDLLKRGLPGAQDRRGLDDMLREVRRRRRDLRERGRLDGTLEKARALLDKAIGQERAELFPDPSDDARFRETTLDALPDDTASAIQELSSYDWRSAAARQTFEELRDLLRREVLDSQFRGLRDALANPDPEAMERVRQMMSDLNDMLDKDARGQHTQADFDAFMEKYGDLFPEKPRNLEELVDILARRAAATQRMLASMTPRQREELSNLINQTLDQAGLSDQMRRLGEALYSRRPDLAWNAPERLTGEEPLGMGDAVTALEELADLTQLETALRQDYPGARLDDVDEAAVRRALGRSAVDDLEALKRIERELEEQGYLLRRRGKLELTPKAVRRLGETALRRVFSSLDAGRRGDHDQHDAGAAGELTGSSRAWRFGDEQPIDVVRTLVNGVRRGGVRPGGGTRTGQRTGNGAAVRLSVDDFEVAETERRSAAAVCLLVDLSYSMALRGTWAAAKQTALALQALVASKFPQDAVQIIGFSNYARVLQPDELAGLDWDMVQGTNLHHALLIAGRHLDRHPDFEPVVLVVTDGEPTAHLMRSGRSAFEWPPSHETLELTLAEVDKMTRRRATINVFMLAADDRLKEFVDEVARRNGGRVFSPSAERLGEYVVSDFLRLRRAR, from the coding sequence ATGGCCTTCCGCTATGGCGAGTACCACGACGGCCCCGACCCCCTAGCCCCGCCCTACGACGTACGGGCGGCGCTGGACGAGATGGGCGATGCGATCTTGTCGGGCTCGACCCCGGTCCACGCCCTGCGCGACCTCCTCAAGCGCGGTCTCCCCGGCGCTCAGGACCGCCGCGGCCTCGACGACATGCTCAGGGAGGTCCGTCGACGCCGCCGTGACCTGCGCGAGCGCGGCCGGCTCGACGGCACGCTGGAGAAGGCCCGGGCACTGCTCGACAAGGCCATCGGCCAGGAACGGGCGGAGCTGTTCCCCGATCCCTCCGACGACGCGAGGTTCCGGGAGACCACGCTCGACGCGCTCCCCGACGACACCGCCAGCGCCATCCAGGAGCTGAGCTCGTACGACTGGCGCTCCGCCGCGGCCCGCCAGACCTTCGAAGAGCTGCGCGACCTGCTGCGCCGCGAGGTCCTCGACAGCCAGTTCAGGGGCCTGCGCGACGCGCTCGCGAACCCCGACCCCGAGGCCATGGAACGCGTCCGCCAGATGATGTCGGATTTGAACGACATGCTGGACAAGGACGCCCGCGGCCAGCACACCCAGGCGGACTTCGACGCCTTCATGGAGAAATACGGCGACCTGTTCCCCGAGAAGCCGCGCAACCTGGAGGAGCTCGTCGACATCCTGGCCCGCCGCGCCGCCGCCACGCAGCGCATGCTGGCCTCGATGACCCCGCGCCAGCGCGAGGAGCTCAGCAACCTCATCAACCAGACCCTCGACCAGGCGGGGCTCTCCGACCAGATGCGCAGGCTCGGCGAGGCGCTCTACTCCCGCCGCCCCGACCTGGCCTGGAACGCCCCCGAACGCCTCACCGGCGAGGAACCCCTGGGCATGGGCGACGCGGTCACCGCCCTGGAGGAGCTGGCCGACCTCACCCAGCTGGAGACCGCCCTCCGCCAGGACTACCCGGGCGCCAGGCTGGACGACGTCGACGAGGCTGCCGTACGCCGCGCGCTCGGCCGCTCCGCTGTCGACGACCTGGAGGCGCTCAAGCGCATCGAGCGGGAGCTGGAGGAACAGGGCTACCTGCTGCGCCGCCGCGGCAAGCTGGAGCTGACCCCCAAGGCGGTGCGGCGCCTCGGCGAAACGGCGCTGCGCCGGGTGTTCTCGTCCCTGGACGCGGGCCGGCGCGGCGACCACGATCAGCACGACGCCGGTGCGGCCGGCGAGCTCACCGGCTCGTCCCGGGCATGGCGCTTCGGCGACGAGCAGCCGATCGACGTGGTCCGCACTCTGGTCAACGGCGTGCGCCGGGGCGGCGTGCGGCCTGGAGGCGGCACCCGGACCGGACAGCGCACCGGAAACGGAGCGGCGGTGCGACTCTCCGTCGACGACTTCGAGGTCGCCGAGACCGAGCGCCGCAGCGCCGCGGCCGTCTGCCTGCTGGTCGACTTGTCCTACTCGATGGCTTTGCGCGGCACCTGGGCCGCCGCCAAGCAGACGGCTCTGGCCCTGCAGGCCCTGGTGGCCTCCAAGTTCCCGCAGGACGCGGTGCAGATCATCGGCTTCTCCAACTACGCCCGGGTCCTGCAGCCGGACGAGCTGGCCGGCCTCGACTGGGACATGGTCCAGGGCACCAACCTGCACCACGCCCTCCTGATCGCCGGCCGCCACCTGGACCGCCACCCCGACTTCGAGCCAGTGGTGCTGGTGGTCACGGACGGCGAGCCCACCGCCCACCTCATGCGCAGCGGCCGGTCGGCGTTCGAGTGGCCGCCGTCGCACGAGACGCTGGAGCTGACGCTGGCCGAGGTGGACAAGATGACCCGGCGGCGCGCCACGATCAACGTCTTCATGCTGGCGGCGGACGACCGGCTGAAGGAGTTCGTGGACGAGGTGGCCCGCAGGAACGGCGGCCGCGTGTTCTCCCCGAGCGCCGAACGCCTGGGAGAGTACGTCGTCAGCGACTTCCTCCGGCTGCGCCGCGCCCGCTGA
- a CDS encoding GNAT family N-acetyltransferase, which produces MSDEDVRLRDVVETDLEVFLAQEHDPEAVRRSRFPARPRERFLTHWRTQVLGDPTVFVQAILVGDEVAGNLVAWWEGERRFIGYWMGQEFWGRGIGTRALGLFLRAEKTRPLYADPFHGNTASVRLLERHGFQRSGTVRHGDDEHVLLVLHGPEAPTPTEGNR; this is translated from the coding sequence ATGAGCGACGAGGACGTACGGTTGCGAGACGTGGTCGAGACGGACCTGGAGGTGTTCCTGGCGCAGGAGCACGACCCGGAAGCCGTCCGGAGATCGAGGTTCCCGGCGCGCCCGCGGGAGCGGTTCCTGACCCACTGGCGGACCCAGGTCCTCGGCGACCCCACCGTCTTCGTGCAGGCGATCCTGGTGGGCGACGAGGTGGCCGGCAACCTCGTGGCCTGGTGGGAAGGGGAGCGGCGCTTCATCGGCTACTGGATGGGCCAGGAGTTCTGGGGCCGCGGCATCGGCACCCGAGCCCTGGGCCTCTTCCTTCGCGCCGAGAAGACCCGCCCCCTCTACGCCGACCCCTTCCATGGCAACACCGCGTCGGTCCGGCTCCTGGAAAGGCACGGTTTTCAGCGCTCAGGGACGGTGCGGCACGGCGACGACGAACACGTCCTGTTGGTGCTCCACGGCCCGGAAGCGCCGACGCCGACCGAAGGCAACAGGTAA
- a CDS encoding M1 family metallopeptidase, whose protein sequence is MHVNRRGMALVAALVSALACAPANEPSSANDHLPGAPGIGDTDFPKDGNGGYDVTHYAVAIDYTPASKQLVGVTTITAGATHGLSSFNLDLSGFTVRSVTVNDAPATFSRQGDELTVRPARPIDNHATFTVKVSYAGVPKPAGDGSNLGTYGFMPTPDGAFVAAEPNGAKTWFPANDHPADKAPFDFSITVPAGVTALANGEMVGQPTTAGGRTTYRWRERHPMVTYLATATLGKFELRQGSTPGGIPNLAAADPRFTTSIDRLYTTSATITDHWATVFGPYPFGSTGGVVDDYAAGYALESQTKPLYGGFHPDETIIAHELAHQWFGNSVSIKRWRDLWLNEGFATYAEWLWAEHKGTKTAEATFKEFHRRRAGDPIWKYPPGRARPNDLFNQAVYSRGAMTLHALRRAVGDQTFFALLKRWAADHRYGHVTTDQFIGLAEQMSGKELSALFDAWLFQPRRPQ, encoded by the coding sequence ATGCATGTCAACCGGCGCGGGATGGCACTGGTGGCGGCGCTGGTCAGCGCGCTGGCCTGTGCTCCCGCCAACGAGCCGTCCTCGGCGAACGACCACCTGCCGGGCGCGCCCGGCATCGGCGACACGGACTTTCCCAAGGACGGCAACGGCGGCTACGACGTCACCCACTACGCCGTCGCCATCGACTACACACCCGCGAGCAAGCAGCTGGTCGGCGTGACCACCATCACGGCCGGCGCGACGCACGGCCTGTCCAGCTTCAACCTGGACTTGAGCGGGTTCACCGTGCGAAGTGTCACCGTGAACGACGCGCCGGCCACCTTCAGCCGCCAGGGTGACGAGCTGACCGTGCGGCCGGCCCGCCCGATCGACAACCACGCCACGTTCACCGTGAAGGTGTCCTACGCGGGGGTCCCGAAGCCGGCCGGGGACGGCTCCAACCTGGGCACCTACGGCTTCATGCCGACGCCGGACGGCGCGTTCGTGGCCGCCGAGCCCAACGGCGCCAAGACCTGGTTCCCCGCCAACGACCACCCGGCCGACAAGGCCCCCTTCGATTTCTCGATCACCGTGCCGGCCGGGGTGACGGCCCTGGCCAACGGCGAGATGGTCGGGCAGCCCACAACCGCGGGCGGCAGGACCACCTACCGCTGGCGGGAGCGGCACCCGATGGTGACCTACCTCGCCACGGCCACGCTCGGCAAGTTCGAGCTGCGCCAGGGCAGCACGCCCGGCGGCATCCCCAACCTGGCGGCCGCCGACCCGAGGTTCACGACCTCGATCGATCGCCTCTACACGACCTCCGCCACGATCACCGACCACTGGGCCACGGTCTTCGGGCCCTACCCGTTCGGCTCGACCGGTGGCGTGGTCGACGACTATGCCGCCGGCTACGCGCTGGAAAGCCAGACCAAGCCGCTCTACGGCGGCTTCCACCCGGACGAGACCATCATCGCGCACGAGCTGGCGCACCAGTGGTTCGGCAACAGCGTGAGCATCAAGCGGTGGAGGGACCTCTGGCTCAACGAGGGCTTCGCCACCTACGCGGAATGGCTGTGGGCCGAGCACAAGGGCACCAAGACCGCTGAGGCCACGTTCAAGGAGTTCCACCGCCGCCGGGCCGGCGATCCGATCTGGAAATACCCGCCGGGGCGGGCCCGGCCCAACGACCTGTTCAACCAGGCGGTCTATTCACGGGGCGCGATGACGCTGCACGCCCTGCGCAGGGCCGTCGGCGACCAGACGTTCTTCGCGCTGCTGAAGAGGTGGGCCGCCGACCACCGCTACGGTCATGTCACGACGGACCAGTTCATCGGGCTCGCGGAGCAGATGTCGGGCAAGGAGCTCAGCGCCCTCTTCGACGCCTGGCTCTTCCAGCCACGCCGACCCCAATGA
- the hppD gene encoding 4-hydroxyphenylpyruvate dioxygenase, with protein MDAVVFAVGNAKQAAHYYSTAFGMRLVAYRGPETGSRDLAAYVLTSGSATFEFRASIRPGTEVARHVAEHGDGVIDLAIQVPDVEGAYAHAVAQGAKGLAEPYTMEDEHGKVQLAAIATYGETRHTLVDRANYGGPYLPGYVAAEPLVAPPATKNGRLFQAIDHCVGNVELGKMDEWAEFYRNVMGFTNMAEFIGDDIATEYSALMSKVVADGTRKVKFPLNEPAVSKRKSQIDEYLEFYRGPGVQHIALATNDILTTVDHMRAAGVQFLDTPDSYYDDPELRARIGQVRAPIEELKKRKILVDRDEDGYLLQIFTKPVQDRPTVFFELIERHGSLGFGKGNFKALFEAIEREQERRGNL; from the coding sequence ATGGATGCCGTCGTGTTCGCCGTGGGCAACGCCAAGCAGGCGGCCCACTACTACTCGACCGCGTTCGGCATGAGGCTGGTGGCCTATCGGGGGCCCGAGACGGGCAGCCGCGACCTGGCCGCGTACGTGCTGACGTCGGGCAGCGCCACGTTCGAGTTCCGGGCCTCGATCCGGCCCGGCACGGAGGTGGCGCGGCACGTCGCCGAGCACGGTGACGGGGTGATCGACCTGGCGATCCAGGTGCCCGACGTGGAGGGGGCGTACGCGCACGCGGTCGCCCAGGGGGCGAAGGGGCTGGCGGAGCCGTACACGATGGAGGACGAGCACGGCAAGGTGCAGCTCGCGGCCATCGCCACGTACGGCGAGACCCGCCACACGCTGGTCGACAGGGCCAACTACGGCGGCCCCTACCTGCCCGGGTACGTCGCCGCCGAGCCGCTGGTCGCGCCGCCCGCCACCAAGAACGGCCGGCTGTTCCAGGCCATCGACCACTGCGTCGGCAACGTCGAGCTGGGCAAGATGGACGAGTGGGCGGAGTTCTACCGCAACGTCATGGGCTTCACCAACATGGCCGAGTTCATCGGCGACGACATCGCGACGGAGTATTCGGCGCTCATGTCCAAGGTCGTGGCCGACGGCACGCGCAAGGTCAAGTTCCCGCTCAACGAGCCGGCCGTCAGCAAGCGGAAGTCGCAGATCGACGAATACCTCGAGTTCTACCGCGGCCCGGGTGTGCAGCACATCGCGCTGGCCACCAACGACATCCTGACCACGGTCGACCACATGCGGGCGGCCGGCGTGCAGTTCCTGGACACGCCGGACTCGTACTACGACGACCCCGAGCTGCGCGCGAGGATCGGGCAGGTGCGGGCGCCGATCGAGGAGCTGAAGAAGCGGAAGATCCTCGTCGACCGGGACGAGGACGGCTATCTGCTGCAGATCTTCACCAAGCCGGTGCAGGACCGGCCCACGGTCTTCTTCGAGCTGATCGAGCGGCACGGCTCGCTCGGGTTCGGCAAGGGCAACTTCAAGGCGCTGTTCGAGGCCATCGAGCGCGAACAGGAACGCAGGGGCAACCTTTAG